The Raphanus sativus cultivar WK10039 chromosome 2, ASM80110v3, whole genome shotgun sequence genome includes a region encoding these proteins:
- the LOC108839998 gene encoding classical arabinogalactan protein 4 → MGSKSVQVFLIMALFATVALAQAPAPTPTATPPPPVATPPPVATPPPVATPPPAATPAPTTTPPPAATPAPATTPPSVAPSPSDVPSASPPAPEGPALSPNGLAPGPSDDAPPPSAAFSNKAFIAGTIFAAVMYTAVLA, encoded by the coding sequence ATGGGTTCCAAAAGTGTCCAAGTTTTCTTGATAATGGCTCTTTTCGCCACAGTTGCACTTGCTCAAGCCCCAGCTCCCACTCCCACAgctactcctcctcctcccgtTGCTACTCCTCCTCCTGTCGCTACTCCTCCTCCAGTGGCTACCCCACCACCCGCCGCAACCCCAGCTCCAACCACCACTCCACCACCTGCCGCGACTCCAGCCCCTGCCACTACCCCACCATCTGTTGCTCCTTCTCCATCTGATGTTCCTAGCGCCTCCCCACCAGCACCGGAAGGTCCCGCATTGAGCCCTAACGGACTTGCTCCAGGGCCTTCGGATGATGCACCTCCTCCTAGTGCCGCTTTCTCCAACAAGGCTTTCATCGCCGGAACCATCTTCGCTGCCGTTATGTACACCGCCGTTTTAGcttaa